A genomic stretch from Onychostoma macrolepis isolate SWU-2019 chromosome 02, ASM1243209v1, whole genome shotgun sequence includes:
- the LOC131525689 gene encoding mitochondrial ubiquitin ligase activator of nfkb 1-A, whose protein sequence is MSDHLLNPLTVICAGSCFAFSGLFYKLYSDKRQEVQKLKEIPNFQADHHLLRILNASSNKRLHYVAVEGLVQAIGEPISSQYVPRCNGVIQKITVHEHWKYWNSVLKTWVSKKVNKQQTTNTVPFSLVQPGSYISEVSVRVDSPLEARGNYLEQVHRRLRQAKEGLMDAVLGELSGEKPVALEEREELLRVGSALTAFGELALEQDKIMRLQPPKDGRSYIMIPSDYKSFIQRHENSANMWKGLTALFGITGFALVAGFVHGAVNKDKNN, encoded by the exons ATGAGTGACCATCTGCTCAACCCACTGACCGTCATATGTGCAGGATCCTGCTTCGCCTTCTCTGGCCTGTTTTATAAACTATATTCAGATAAAAGACAAGAAGTTCAGAAGCTGAAG GAGATTCCAAACTTTCAAGCAGACCACCACCTGCTCAGGATTCTGAATGCGTCGTCCAACAAGAGACTTCATTATGTTGCTGTAGAAG GATTGGTGCAGGCCATCGGAGAGCCTATTTCCAGCCAGTACGTTCCACGCTGTAATGGTGTCATCCAAAAGATTACTGTGCACGAGCACTGGAAATACTGGAACTCTGTtctaaaaacatg GGTCTCCAAAAAAGTGAACAAGCAGCAGACCACCAACACTGTCCCCTTCAGCTTGGTCCAGCCTGGCTCATACATCAGCGAGGTCTCCGTGCGCGTGGACTCTCCACTGGAGGCGCGCGGCAATTACCTGGAGCAGGTGCACAGGCGGCTCAGGCAAGCCAAAGAGGGGCTGATGGACGCTGTCTTGGGAGAGCTGAGTGGGGAGAAGCCTGTGGCCCTAGAGGAGCGAGAGGAGCTGCTGCGTGTGGGATCGGCCCTCACCGCTTTCGGGGAGCTCGCTCTGGAGCAGGATAAGATCATGAGGCTACAGCCGCCCAAAGACGGCCGCAGCTACATCATGATCCCCAGTGATTACAAGAGCTTCATACAGCGGCACGAGAACAGCGCTAACATGTGGAAAGGCTTGACGGCACTGTTCGGAATAACGGGGTTTGCACTCGTAGCTGGTTTTGTCCATGGTGCCGTTAATAAGGATAAAAACAACTAG